A single window of Sneathiella limimaris DNA harbors:
- the betA gene encoding choline dehydrogenase, protein MEFDYVIIGAGSAGCVLANRLSADPSLNVGLIEFGGSDQSIFIKMPTALSIPMNMDRFNWGFESVEEPGLNGRRMDCPRGKVLGGSSSINGMVYVRGHACDFEEWREAGASGWGYADVLPYFKKAESWMSGEDTYRGGSGPVKVNNGNNMKLNPLYEAFIKAGNEAGYPITGDYNGFQQEGFGPMHMTVDGGVRASTAKAYLDPVKHRTNLTIMTDMMAEKVILENGVARGIELTSKDGKSETIKVRKEVILAAGSIGSPTLLQRSGVGDAASLSAAGVEPVLDLPGVGQNLQDHLEVYFQYKCKEPLTLNSRLGLVSKGMIGTQWMLFKSGLGATNHFESCGFIRSRKGLKWPDVQYHFLPAAMRYDGRAAFEGHGYQVHVGPNKPSSRGSVSITSPKAAQKPRIQFNYLTTDQDVEDWRNVIRLTREILNQPALDRYRGDEIQPGLSITSDEQIDQWVRENVESAYHPSCTCKMGDRDDTLAVVDSNCSVRGLQNLRVVDSSIFPTIPNGNLNAPTIMVAEKAADHILGKGLLSPIDAPYWIDEDWENRQRPREPKNAMM, encoded by the coding sequence ATGGAATTCGATTATGTGATTATTGGCGCGGGGTCAGCAGGATGCGTACTGGCCAACCGGCTCAGTGCAGATCCGTCGCTTAACGTTGGGCTAATCGAATTTGGTGGCAGTGACCAGAGCATTTTTATCAAAATGCCAACAGCTCTCTCGATCCCGATGAATATGGATCGCTTTAATTGGGGCTTTGAAAGCGTTGAAGAGCCTGGACTTAACGGTCGGCGTATGGATTGTCCGCGCGGCAAAGTCCTGGGCGGCTCTTCCTCCATCAACGGTATGGTTTATGTGCGAGGTCACGCCTGTGATTTTGAGGAATGGCGGGAAGCCGGCGCATCAGGCTGGGGATATGCCGATGTCTTGCCTTACTTCAAAAAAGCCGAAAGCTGGATGAGTGGTGAGGATACCTATCGGGGTGGCAGTGGTCCCGTCAAGGTCAACAATGGCAACAATATGAAGCTCAACCCCCTCTATGAAGCCTTTATCAAGGCCGGCAATGAGGCAGGATATCCAATCACTGGTGACTATAACGGCTTTCAACAGGAAGGCTTTGGGCCTATGCATATGACTGTGGATGGCGGCGTTCGCGCCTCCACCGCCAAGGCCTATCTGGATCCCGTTAAACACCGCACCAACCTCACCATCATGACCGATATGATGGCCGAAAAGGTAATTTTGGAAAACGGTGTCGCCAGAGGGATTGAGCTCACTTCAAAAGACGGAAAAAGCGAGACAATTAAAGTGCGCAAGGAAGTGATCCTTGCGGCGGGCTCTATTGGCAGCCCGACCTTGCTGCAACGATCCGGTGTTGGCGATGCAGCGTCGCTGTCAGCAGCAGGCGTTGAGCCTGTGCTCGACCTTCCGGGTGTGGGTCAGAATTTACAAGATCATCTGGAGGTCTATTTCCAATATAAGTGCAAAGAGCCCCTCACCCTCAATAGCCGCCTTGGTCTTGTCAGCAAAGGCATGATCGGTACGCAATGGATGCTGTTCAAATCGGGACTGGGGGCAACAAACCATTTTGAATCCTGCGGTTTCATTCGATCCCGCAAGGGTCTGAAATGGCCAGACGTGCAGTATCACTTCCTACCTGCCGCCATGCGATATGATGGAAGAGCCGCATTTGAAGGGCACGGATATCAGGTGCATGTGGGACCCAACAAACCGAGCAGCCGGGGAAGCGTCTCCATCACGTCACCGAAAGCGGCCCAAAAGCCCCGTATTCAGTTCAACTATCTAACAACTGATCAGGATGTGGAGGATTGGCGAAACGTCATCCGCCTAACCCGCGAAATTCTCAATCAACCGGCCCTTGACCGGTACCGGGGCGATGAAATCCAGCCGGGTCTCTCCATCACCAGCGATGAACAAATCGATCAATGGGTTCGGGAGAATGTGGAAAGCGCCTACCATCCCTCTTGCACCTGCAAGATGGGCGATCGGGATGATACGCTCGCAGTTGTCGACAGCAATTGTTCGGTTAGGGGCCTTCAGAATTTGCGCGTCGTGGACAGCTCAATTTTTCCAACTATCCCCAACGGCAACTTGAACGCCCCCACAATCATGGTTGCGGAAAAAGCGGCAGACCATATCCTGGGCAAAGGCCTTCTTTCGCCCATTGATGCACCCTACTGGATTGACGAAGACTGGGAAAATCGCCAACGACCAAGAGAGCCGAAAAACGCCATGATGTAA
- a CDS encoding hemerythrin domain-containing protein, which yields MSDIIKTLKDAHKRMDIALSVLAKEIDQFAEGNSLDYTLVESVIEYLRRATALNHHEVEDEIYRRIAAKDASSADLISNTHIDHQKLAFLGNALVEAVENVESDSELPRYWLVSVAKEYLNAHILHMRNEEKSLFPLALKTLTVADWQEISAMLDEKAALDFIQLEVDELEDLHRDIRNWREAPYVVM from the coding sequence ATGTCAGATATCATTAAGACCTTGAAGGATGCTCATAAACGGATGGACATTGCGCTATCTGTTTTGGCTAAGGAAATTGACCAGTTCGCCGAGGGGAATTCGCTGGATTATACATTGGTTGAAAGCGTAATTGAGTATTTAAGACGAGCCACAGCTCTTAATCATCACGAAGTTGAGGATGAAATTTATAGGCGGATAGCGGCCAAGGATGCGAGTAGCGCCGACCTGATTTCCAATACGCATATTGATCACCAGAAACTTGCCTTTTTGGGAAATGCGCTTGTTGAAGCCGTCGAAAATGTCGAAAGCGATAGCGAGCTGCCCAGATACTGGTTGGTTTCAGTGGCGAAAGAATATCTGAACGCCCATATCCTGCATATGCGCAATGAGGAGAAGAGCCTCTTCCCCCTTGCTCTTAAGACGCTGACCGTTGCTGACTGGCAAGAAATTTCAGCCATGTTGGATGAAAAAGCCGCCCTGGATTTTATCCAGTTGGAAGTTGATGAGCTGGAGGATCTGCATCGGGACATTCGCAACTGGCGGGAAGCGCCCTACGTCGTGATGTAG
- a CDS encoding methyl-accepting chemotaxis protein, translating into MNMQPELNKNAFDETVSAGRLLQILEVVTELCEGDFESRITDLPVEQGLERELCLKINEMIDRADAYVRESTACLTYISENKYHRRIASEGLPGAYAVAARRINRAADGVADKIENFTSCVETISVAATQLEGSSMTMAEQIGEASNKATAVAAAAEEAGTNTQTVASATEQLSNSIQEINLQVNNSTQVSETAVAQSDEVNHMVKRLSEASDQIGDVVNLINNIANQTKLLALNATIEAARAGEAGKGFAVVASEVKSLSAQTEKATEDIRSQVEEIQHVASTAVGSIDGITGSITQISEVTKRIAGAMEEQDAATKEISRNIHEAASGVADVTSNVTVVSNIVRDVSDGSDMVKSVASDLKSQSDHLKSVLKQ; encoded by the coding sequence ATGAACATGCAGCCTGAGTTAAATAAGAATGCGTTCGACGAGACGGTTTCTGCAGGGCGTCTGCTTCAAATTCTGGAAGTTGTAACAGAGCTTTGTGAAGGGGATTTTGAAAGTCGGATAACGGATCTGCCGGTAGAGCAGGGTCTGGAAAGAGAGTTATGCCTGAAGATCAATGAAATGATTGATCGTGCTGACGCTTATGTACGTGAGTCAACTGCTTGCCTCACTTACATTTCTGAAAATAAATACCATCGTCGGATCGCGAGTGAAGGGCTCCCTGGTGCTTATGCAGTGGCTGCGCGCCGGATCAATCGGGCTGCGGATGGTGTCGCTGACAAGATTGAAAACTTCACATCATGCGTAGAGACAATTTCCGTCGCGGCTACTCAGCTTGAGGGAAGCTCTATGACCATGGCCGAGCAGATTGGCGAAGCCTCTAACAAGGCAACAGCCGTAGCTGCCGCCGCAGAGGAGGCGGGAACAAATACCCAGACAGTCGCTTCTGCAACCGAGCAGCTTAGTAACTCCATTCAGGAAATAAATCTGCAGGTCAATAACTCGACACAGGTGTCCGAGACGGCGGTTGCCCAATCTGATGAGGTTAATCATATGGTTAAACGCTTGTCTGAAGCTTCTGATCAGATCGGCGACGTGGTCAACCTGATTAACAACATTGCTAACCAGACAAAGTTGCTGGCGCTTAACGCAACAATTGAAGCAGCGCGTGCCGGAGAGGCCGGTAAGGGATTTGCCGTGGTTGCCAGTGAAGTCAAAAGCCTATCCGCTCAGACTGAAAAAGCGACAGAGGATATTCGCAGTCAAGTTGAGGAAATTCAGCATGTTGCCAGTACCGCTGTCGGGTCAATCGATGGCATCACCGGTTCCATTACCCAGATCAGTGAGGTAACCAAGCGAATTGCCGGTGCAATGGAAGAGCAGGATGCGGCTACCAAAGAAATATCCCGCAACATTCATGAAGCCGCAAGCGGCGTTGCGGATGTTACCAGCAATGTAACAGTGGTGAGTAACATTGTGCGGGACGTTAGTGACGGCTCTGATATGGTCAAGTCAGTTGCGTCCGACCTCAAATCTCAATCTGATCATCTGAAATCAGTGTTAAAGCAATAG
- a CDS encoding PAS domain-containing protein, producing MNYRGQEVFFDRNDLIVSKTDLKGILTYANHTFLEIAGYREDEVIGKPHNMIRHENMPRGVFEYFWQTLKQEQEIFAYVVNKTKSGDHYWVLAHVTPSYRDGHHVGYHSTRRVPDPRVIKTVIEPLYDEMNAIEAATSGHKEGTAKSLAHLTELMNKKQTTYSEFMSSLMLGKSLIDGEGRHEHAA from the coding sequence ATGAACTATAGGGGACAGGAAGTCTTCTTCGATCGGAATGATCTGATCGTTAGTAAGACTGACTTAAAAGGCATTTTAACTTATGCCAATCATACATTTTTGGAAATTGCCGGTTATCGGGAAGATGAGGTAATTGGAAAACCGCACAATATGATCCGGCATGAGAACATGCCGCGTGGTGTGTTTGAATATTTCTGGCAGACCCTTAAGCAGGAGCAGGAAATCTTCGCTTATGTGGTCAATAAAACGAAATCTGGTGATCATTACTGGGTGTTGGCGCATGTCACGCCATCTTATCGGGATGGACACCATGTTGGGTATCATTCGACACGGCGAGTTCCGGATCCAAGGGTGATCAAAACTGTGATTGAGCCTCTCTACGATGAAATGAATGCGATTGAGGCGGCAACATCCGGTCACAAAGAGGGGACAGCGAAGTCACTGGCCCATCTCACTGAACTTATGAACAAGAAGCAAACAACCTATTCAGAGTTCATGTCTAGCCTGATGCTGGGCAAATCATTGATTGATGGGGAGGGACGTCATGAACATGCAGCCTGA
- a CDS encoding iron-containing alcohol dehydrogenase: MREFTFNTTPKLICKPGSMSELGEVIKPYGNRVLVVTDPGIIKLGLASEALSSLEKSGIELAVYSDVEADPREAIVLAATDAAKAHEADVIIGFGGGSSMDVAKLVALLALGKEKLDDIYGIEMIKGARLPLIQIPTTAGTGSEVTPISIITVGAETKKGVVSSKLLPDLAILDANLTLGLPPHVTAATGIDAMVHAIEAYTSKGANNNPVSATLGKEALRLLGSNLVTAVKDGSNVEARSNMLLGACLAGQAFANSPVAAVHALAYPIGGIFHVPHGLSNALVLAEVMRFNAPICADAYAELATIVFPDIDPDQGAQATCQEFIDRLADFSKDLGLETTLREVGVTEDDLDRLADAAMEQTRLLVNNPRDVSREDAYLIYKKVL, from the coding sequence ATGCGCGAATTTACATTTAATACAACTCCCAAACTGATTTGCAAACCAGGCTCCATGAGCGAACTGGGTGAGGTTATTAAACCTTATGGAAACCGGGTTCTGGTTGTTACGGATCCTGGTATCATCAAGCTCGGGCTCGCGAGTGAGGCACTCTCCTCTCTTGAGAAATCCGGGATCGAGCTTGCGGTCTATAGCGATGTAGAAGCGGATCCGAGAGAAGCCATTGTGCTAGCCGCAACCGACGCAGCAAAAGCGCATGAAGCCGATGTGATTATTGGTTTTGGGGGTGGTTCCTCCATGGATGTGGCGAAACTGGTCGCCCTTCTCGCCCTCGGGAAAGAAAAGCTCGACGATATTTACGGGATTGAGATGATCAAAGGAGCCCGCCTCCCTCTCATACAGATCCCGACAACCGCCGGCACCGGATCAGAAGTAACGCCAATTTCCATCATCACGGTTGGTGCGGAAACCAAGAAAGGCGTCGTTTCATCAAAGCTATTGCCGGATCTTGCCATTCTAGATGCAAACCTGACCCTTGGCCTACCCCCGCATGTAACGGCGGCAACGGGTATTGATGCCATGGTTCATGCGATTGAGGCTTATACGTCCAAGGGTGCGAACAACAATCCAGTGTCCGCAACCCTCGGCAAGGAGGCCCTTCGGCTGCTGGGCAGCAATCTGGTCACGGCTGTGAAAGACGGCAGCAATGTTGAGGCCCGCTCTAACATGCTTCTCGGCGCCTGTCTTGCTGGGCAGGCGTTTGCCAATTCCCCCGTGGCAGCTGTGCACGCGCTAGCTTATCCCATTGGTGGGATCTTTCATGTACCACATGGCCTTTCCAATGCATTGGTGCTTGCTGAAGTGATGCGGTTCAATGCGCCGATCTGCGCGGATGCCTATGCAGAGCTTGCGACCATCGTATTTCCGGATATCGATCCTGATCAGGGGGCGCAGGCCACTTGTCAGGAGTTCATCGATCGGTTAGCGGATTTCAGCAAGGATCTCGGCTTGGAAACCACCTTACGCGAAGTTGGCGTAACGGAAGACGATCTGGACAGACTGGCAGATGCCGCCATGGAGCAGACCCGTCTACTTGTGAACAATCCGCGCGACGTCAGCCGCGAAGATGCCTACCTGATTTATAAGAAAGTTCTCTGA
- a CDS encoding acyl-CoA thioesterase, which translates to MSPKKEMSLRSDYRHFQPIPTRWMDNDAYGHVNNVQYYSYFDTTVNQFLVHQGVLDIQHSPVVGLVVETSCRYAKSIVFPDLVHAGLKVAHMGNSSVRYELGLFKGDDEQACAEGYFIHVYVDRATNRPVSIPDDMRKVLEGIM; encoded by the coding sequence ATGAGCCCTAAAAAGGAAATGAGCCTGAGAAGCGACTATCGTCACTTTCAGCCCATCCCAACCCGCTGGATGGATAATGATGCCTACGGTCATGTGAATAATGTGCAGTATTACAGTTATTTTGATACCACAGTGAACCAGTTCCTGGTCCATCAAGGTGTTCTGGATATCCAGCACAGCCCGGTTGTCGGCCTTGTTGTCGAAACAAGCTGCCGCTATGCCAAAAGCATCGTCTTTCCCGATCTTGTCCATGCTGGACTGAAAGTCGCCCATATGGGGAACTCATCCGTTCGCTATGAGCTTGGATTGTTCAAAGGAGATGACGAACAGGCTTGTGCCGAAGGATACTTCATCCATGTCTATGTGGACCGCGCCACCAACCGTCCTGTTTCGATACCGGACGACATGCGAAAAGTGCTGGAAGGTATAATGTAA
- a CDS encoding VPLPA-CTERM sorting domain-containing protein → MKQLKVISLLFAFLTFGFSAHATTIDFLSMANGNVSTIGDATFALSGAGEAGDPYVSSSYGGGLWNSSDAAAYPTNTILSVTFDTTATNLSWYFDNEGSKSTTWTLFDSSNSILASGFNNTSSGMQLNDQSSYTGVKRIEWNNNGNNWLFALGSISYRAELSTVPLPAAAWLFGAALMGLVGFKRYRKA, encoded by the coding sequence ATGAAACAGCTCAAAGTAATTTCCCTCCTTTTTGCCTTCTTGACCTTCGGCTTTTCCGCCCACGCGACAACCATAGATTTCCTGTCTATGGCAAACGGAAACGTCAGTACAATAGGCGACGCGACTTTTGCATTATCCGGTGCTGGTGAAGCTGGCGACCCTTATGTTTCCAGTTCTTATGGCGGCGGACTGTGGAACTCTTCTGATGCGGCAGCCTACCCGACCAATACAATTCTATCCGTCACTTTTGACACTACCGCGACCAACCTCTCCTGGTATTTCGATAATGAGGGCAGCAAGTCAACGACTTGGACATTGTTTGATAGCTCAAATTCAATTCTTGCCTCTGGCTTTAATAACACGAGCTCGGGTATGCAATTAAATGATCAGAGTTCCTATACAGGGGTTAAGCGGATCGAGTGGAATAACAACGGTAATAACTGGTTGTTTGCCCTTGGTAGCATTTCCTATCGCGCAGAACTCTCTACCGTTCCACTTCCTGCAGCAGCATGGCTATTTGGTGCGGCATTAATGGGTCTTGTTGGCTTCAAACGATACAGAAAAGCCTGA
- a CDS encoding crotonase/enoyl-CoA hydratase family protein: MTETDKVLVETKGSITVVTINRPHCRNAVDYETGELLLAAFDAFDADDSQSVAILTGAGPYFCAGFDLKSLSGQKDLNYDPEGEGIMGPTRRLLSKPVIAAVEGYAVAGGLELALWCDLRVAADTAAFGVFCRRWGVPLIDGGCVRLPRLIGHSRALDMILTGREVDAAEAFDIGLANRVVAEGTAFEEAFNLAEQIAEFPQTCMRVDRNTSYQQWGMDIKDALRLEARDGAKPLYQEAQNGAGRFSSGLGRGGDFSKI; the protein is encoded by the coding sequence ATGACTGAGACAGATAAAGTCCTTGTTGAGACTAAAGGCTCCATAACCGTGGTGACTATCAACCGGCCCCATTGCCGGAATGCGGTTGACTATGAAACGGGAGAGCTTTTGCTTGCTGCCTTTGACGCATTTGATGCCGATGACAGTCAATCCGTGGCGATATTAACTGGCGCTGGCCCTTATTTCTGTGCTGGCTTTGATTTGAAGTCTCTCTCTGGTCAGAAGGATCTCAATTATGATCCTGAAGGGGAAGGGATCATGGGCCCAACACGCCGTCTTCTCTCAAAACCGGTGATTGCCGCGGTGGAGGGGTACGCCGTTGCCGGTGGCCTGGAACTGGCTCTCTGGTGTGACTTGAGGGTGGCGGCAGACACTGCTGCCTTTGGTGTTTTCTGTCGCCGTTGGGGGGTGCCACTGATAGACGGGGGATGTGTGCGCTTGCCTCGTCTTATTGGTCATAGCCGTGCGCTCGACATGATCCTGACTGGCCGGGAGGTGGATGCAGCGGAAGCATTTGACATTGGTCTTGCCAATCGGGTCGTTGCAGAAGGTACTGCCTTTGAGGAGGCCTTTAACCTGGCAGAACAGATTGCAGAATTTCCCCAAACCTGCATGCGGGTTGATCGAAACACTTCTTATCAGCAATGGGGCATGGATATAAAGGATGCCCTGCGGCTGGAGGCGCGCGATGGGGCAAAACCGCTTTATCAGGAAGCCCAAAATGGCGCTGGCCGATTTTCCTCAGGCCTCGGGCGGGGCGGTGATTTTTCCAAAATCTGA
- a CDS encoding uracil-DNA glycosylase family protein, translating to MTNPDPLQTLLKEVRGCAHCQSHLPDGCRPVLQASSKAKLLVVGQAPGRKVHATGIPFNDPSGDRLRDWMGIDRDTFYNPELLNIIPMGFCYPGTGKSGDLPPRPECAELWRPPLMGHMVRVELTLVIGKYAIDWHIGKDQKKTLTETVRNWQEYWPDKLVLPHPSPRNNLWLRRNPWFEAEIIPILQQKIRDILTRS from the coding sequence ATGACCAATCCTGATCCCTTGCAAACCTTATTGAAAGAGGTTCGGGGCTGCGCCCATTGTCAATCGCATTTGCCAGACGGGTGCCGGCCTGTTTTGCAGGCCTCATCCAAAGCAAAACTTCTCGTCGTTGGACAGGCTCCGGGGCGAAAAGTGCATGCGACGGGGATCCCTTTCAATGATCCAAGTGGGGACCGCCTTCGGGACTGGATGGGGATTGATCGGGATACCTTCTATAACCCGGAACTCTTGAATATCATTCCCATGGGCTTTTGCTATCCGGGCACTGGAAAATCAGGTGATTTACCGCCTCGTCCTGAATGCGCTGAGCTTTGGCGACCTCCCTTGATGGGCCATATGGTCCGGGTTGAGCTTACCTTGGTGATCGGGAAATATGCGATAGACTGGCATATTGGGAAGGACCAGAAAAAGACACTGACCGAAACCGTACGGAATTGGCAGGAATACTGGCCTGATAAACTCGTTCTCCCGCATCCGTCGCCGCGTAATAACCTGTGGCTTCGCCGTAACCCGTGGTTCGAGGCCGAGATTATCCCCATACTCCAACAAAAAATCCGGGACATTTTAACCCGGTCATAA
- a CDS encoding transglutaminase-like domain-containing protein: MKDKKAIHDVVGHSSSDVPLDWIKPTSYVDSDSSDVAAFTKKALHALSDDASDKEKAIRLFEAVRDDIRYDPYQLSFQDQDYQASHVTTLEGAFCVPKAILLTACLRHEGIPAGVGFADVKNHLNSPKLADLMQTDMFVYHGYVALRLGDKCLKVTPTFNRELCDRFGVRAIEFDGETDALFHEYDAEKRQHMEYVKDRGIFEDPPMLEVIEDLIKIYPKMKEIKDREATPEADPDFAA; encoded by the coding sequence ATGAAAGATAAAAAAGCCATCCATGATGTTGTCGGACATAGCTCTTCGGACGTGCCGTTAGACTGGATAAAGCCAACCTCTTATGTTGATAGTGACAGTTCAGATGTTGCCGCATTTACCAAGAAAGCTTTGCATGCTCTGTCTGATGACGCATCTGATAAGGAAAAAGCCATCCGCCTTTTTGAGGCCGTTCGGGATGATATCCGCTACGATCCCTATCAATTGAGTTTCCAGGATCAGGATTACCAGGCAAGCCATGTGACAACCCTCGAAGGGGCCTTTTGCGTTCCAAAGGCGATTTTGCTGACCGCCTGTCTACGTCATGAGGGCATCCCGGCAGGGGTTGGATTTGCGGATGTTAAAAATCATCTGAATTCTCCTAAACTCGCGGATCTCATGCAGACAGATATGTTTGTCTATCATGGGTATGTTGCTCTTCGACTTGGTGATAAATGCCTCAAGGTCACGCCCACCTTTAACCGCGAGCTATGCGATCGGTTTGGTGTCCGGGCAATTGAGTTTGATGGGGAAACTGATGCACTTTTCCACGAATATGATGCGGAAAAGCGCCAGCATATGGAATATGTGAAGGACCGCGGTATTTTTGAGGATCCCCCGATGCTCGAAGTGATAGAGGATCTGATTAAAATCTATCCCAAAATGAAGGAAATCAAGGATCGGGAGGCGACGCCGGAGGCTGATCCGGATTTCGCTGCTTGA
- a CDS encoding glutathione S-transferase family protein, with amino-acid sequence MITVHHLNNSRSQRILWLLEELGQDYEVKRYERDATTNLAPPELEAVHPLGKSPVLEDDGWKIHETGAIVEFLVNKYDDGRLAPTDRSSVLYTRYNEWLHYSEGSAMLPILLRLYVSRLGEAGAPLHPRINDEFARHFGYISQSLKTDYLLGDELTAADIIMSFPLEAANRGGALKAFPNLEAYVKRFQALPSYQRALERGGEYAFA; translated from the coding sequence ATGATCACCGTTCATCATCTCAACAACTCTCGCTCTCAACGCATCTTGTGGTTGCTCGAAGAATTGGGGCAGGACTACGAAGTGAAACGCTATGAGCGGGACGCGACAACAAATCTGGCGCCGCCTGAGTTGGAAGCGGTTCACCCTTTAGGCAAGTCTCCAGTCCTCGAAGATGATGGCTGGAAAATCCATGAAACCGGTGCCATTGTTGAATTTCTCGTCAACAAATATGATGACGGTCGCTTGGCACCAACGGACCGATCCTCGGTTCTCTATACGCGCTATAATGAATGGCTACATTATTCCGAAGGCTCTGCCATGTTGCCGATCCTTCTCAGGCTCTATGTCTCTCGGTTGGGGGAGGCGGGTGCGCCGCTTCATCCGCGGATCAATGACGAATTTGCCCGTCATTTTGGCTATATCAGTCAGTCACTAAAAACGGATTACCTGCTGGGTGATGAACTGACCGCTGCTGATATCATTATGTCATTTCCACTTGAGGCGGCAAATCGGGGTGGGGCATTGAAAGCCTTCCCAAATCTGGAAGCTTATGTGAAGCGTTTTCAGGCACTACCAAGCTACCAGCGAGCATTAGAGCGAGGCGGTGAATACGCATTTGCCTGA
- a CDS encoding 3-hydroxybutyrate dehydrogenase: MSLTGKVALVTGSTSGIGLGMAINFARLGASVVINGLGDDATIDAAKKSVAEAGNGMVIYHGANMLNADEITDMVAEAEKTYGAVDILVNNAGIQHTSPVDSFPKDRWNDIIAINLSSAFHASQAVLPGMQARDFGRIINIASVHGLVGSVEKSAYVAAKHGIIGLTKVTALENASRNITVNAICPGWVRTPLVEAQIDALAEKEGLAKEDAARTLLAAKEPSLRFTTPEQLAEGAAFLCSDAASNMTGTNLVMDGGWTAQ; encoded by the coding sequence ATGAGCTTAACCGGCAAAGTTGCCCTGGTGACAGGATCTACAAGTGGAATTGGTCTAGGTATGGCGATAAATTTCGCGCGCCTTGGGGCCAGCGTTGTGATTAATGGGCTTGGAGATGACGCCACCATTGATGCCGCCAAAAAGTCCGTTGCTGAAGCCGGAAATGGGATGGTGATATATCACGGCGCCAACATGCTGAATGCAGACGAGATCACGGATATGGTCGCCGAAGCTGAGAAAACATACGGCGCCGTCGACATTCTGGTCAATAACGCTGGTATTCAGCACACATCACCTGTCGACAGTTTTCCGAAAGATCGGTGGAACGATATCATCGCCATCAACCTTTCAAGTGCTTTCCATGCATCTCAGGCTGTATTGCCAGGGATGCAGGCGCGGGATTTTGGACGGATCATCAATATTGCCTCCGTTCACGGCTTGGTTGGGTCTGTGGAAAAATCCGCTTATGTTGCCGCCAAGCACGGAATTATCGGCCTGACCAAGGTGACTGCCCTTGAAAATGCATCTCGCAATATCACGGTCAATGCCATTTGCCCCGGTTGGGTTCGCACCCCGCTGGTGGAGGCACAAATCGATGCCTTGGCGGAAAAAGAAGGGCTCGCCAAAGAGGATGCCGCAAGGACGTTGCTGGCTGCGAAAGAGCCAAGCCTTCGCTTCACGACACCAGAGCAGCTGGCAGAAGGGGCTGCGTTCCTCTGCAGTGATGCCGCCTCTAACATGACGGGTACTAATTTGGTGATGGATGGCGGTTGGACCGCTCAGTAA